A window of the Salvelinus fontinalis isolate EN_2023a chromosome 26, ASM2944872v1, whole genome shotgun sequence genome harbors these coding sequences:
- the LOC129824481 gene encoding protein-lysine 6-oxidase-like, producing MAKWSVLLFYLLQGLAHLITGQQQPPRERVGPWRQRIQWENNGQVYSLMSTGSEYQPLARPRSQSTVYVSTRRDGTGQTQPGTREGRVAHIRSGRVESNLGAEHLRNQTNNVLDPGSVALGHDNGQYVVSNARRHSGARQQPEVPYRAGVVGSPGARRYSPEYTYRVNASVPALLPEFSGSGIPRRGTQVTQDATGDARSGVHASPPRGSEAVPGGEYQQIRAEPGASISRQTAQTEHSNSGYVVPNGRDAPPVPRPDYSAETSIEAASNGEDMVSDDPRNPFKNHRNSVFYNMYPSRGRTPVVRTRRPPAPAPGTGYGTRYFQNGLPDLVPDPYSIQAGAYIQRMQMYSLRCAAEENCLARSASTARDIDYRVLLRFPQKVKNQGTTDFLPVKPRHQWEWHSCHQHYHSMDAFSNYDLLEVTTGRKVAEGHKASFCLEDTGCDAGFRRRYACTAHTQGLSPGCHDTYAANIDCQWIDITDVPTGNYVLRVTVNPSYHVQESDYSNNVVRCDVTYTGTQVQTRNCRLTRG from the exons ATGGCGAAATGGTCGGTTTTGCTCTTTTACCTTCTCCAAGGACTAGCTCATCTTATTACTGGACAGCAGCAGCCACCGCGTGAGCGAGTGGGGCCTTGGCGGCAGAGGATTCAGTGGGAGAATAACGGTCAGGTGTACAGTCTAATGAGCACCGGTTCAGAGTATCAACCACTGGCGCGCCCGAGGAGCCAGTCCACGGTATACGTGAGCACTAGGAGGGATGGCACCGGCCAGACGCAGCCTGGAACGCGGGAAGGCAGAGTGGCTCACATAAGATCTGGACGAGTGGAATCGAATTTAGGCGCGGAACATTTACGGAACCAAACCAACAATGTTCTAGATCCTGGATCTGTAGCTCTAGGACATGACAATGGGCAGTACGTGGTGTCCAATGCTCGGCGGCACTCAGGCGCCAGACAGCAACCTGAGGTTCCATACCGAGCGGGAGTGGTGGGGTCCCCTGGCGCACGGCGCTACTCTCCAGAGTACACATACCGAGTCAACGCATCAGTCCCCGCGCTGCTCCCCGAGTTCTCCGGTAGCGGGATACCGAGGAGAGGAACGCAAGTCACTCAGGATGCTACCGGGGATGCTCGCTCGGGGGTTCATGCCTCTCCACCCCGGGGAAGCGAGGCAGTGCCGGGTGGAGAATACCAACAGATACGCGCTGAGCCGGGAGCATCCATCTCCAGGCAAACCGCACAAACGGAACATTCCAACTCAGGTTATGTCGTCCCCAACGGCAGGGATGCTCCTCCAGTACCCAGACCCGATTACAGTGCTGAGACGTCGATCGAGGCAGCGAGTAATGGCGAGGACATGGTCTCGGACGATCCTAGGAACCCTTTTAAAAACCACCGGAATTCCGTTTTCTACAACATGTACCCCTCCAGAGGCAGAACGCCGGTAGTGCGCACGCGGCGTCCCCCGGCGCCAGCTCCTGGCACTGGATACGGAACCAGATATTTCCAGAATG GGCTCCCAGACCTCGTCCCAGACCCGTATTCCATCCAGGCTGGTGCCTACATCCAGCGAATGCAGATGTACTCGCTGCGCTGTGCAGCTGAGGAGAACTGTTTGGCAAG GTCAGCGAGCACAGCCAGGGACATAGACTACAGAGTACTGCTCCGCTTCCCCCAGAAGGTCAAGAATCAAGGCACCACTGACTTCCTTCCGGTCAAACCAAGACACCAGTGGGAATGGCACAGCTGTCACCA GCACTACCACAGTATGGATGCCTTCAGTAACTATGACCTGTTAGAGGTCACAACAGGAAGGAAGGTGGCAGAGGGACACAAGGCCAGTTTTTGTCTGGAGGACACGGGCTGTGATGCTGGATTCAGACGCCGCTACGCATGCACAGCACATACGCAG GGGCTGAGTCCAGGATGTCATGATACATATGCTGCGAATATTGACTGTCAGTGGATCGACATCACTGATGTTCCTACAGGAAACTACGTCCTGAGG GTCACAGTCAACCCCAGTTATCATGTGCAAGAGTCAGACTATTCCAACAACGTGGTGAGATGTGATGTCACATACACAGGTACTCAGGTTCAAACACGGAACTGTCGTCTAACCAG GGGTTAA